The following are encoded together in the Malaya genurostris strain Urasoe2022 chromosome 3, Malgen_1.1, whole genome shotgun sequence genome:
- the LOC131434563 gene encoding mitogen-activated protein kinase kinase kinase kinase 5 isoform X2, whose translation MAHATSLLSSGISRRNPEDEYELIHKIGSGTYGDVYKAKKLQSNELAAIKVIKIEQGDDIQIIQQEIVMMRDCRHPNIISYYGSYLRHDKLWICMEYCGGGSLQDIYQVTGPLNELQIAYMCRETLLGLSYLHSMGKIHRDIKGANILLTEKGDVKLADFGVSAQITATINKRRSFIGTPYWMAPEVAAVERKGGYNHLCDIWACGITAIELAELQPPMFDLHPMRALFLMSKSGFKPPTLKDKDRWSPNFHSFLKVALTKNPKKRPTAERLLQHAFFQSEMSIRLAMELLQKYHSPHQSYFYHDFEEEGAVAIGPQRITSKLHSPSPVYLCKPSLERERSSSPETLPSDMRTLPLSNLPSEPLVVGDGPGGESYDNNGRDDSTLSYADIDNLNARFDKLNSQNGSCEDETQGKRRSMDQLTGLFNDLEKSSRQRSLSDGDGSNENETQPDLLNNTPPVPPKRSHRSRRHTPPRPVSNGLPPTPKVHMGACFSKVFNDCPLHIHCTASWIHPDTRDQHLLIGAEEGIFNLNMNELHDAAIEQLFPRRTVWLYVIKDILMSLSGKTSQLYRHDLMALHSKQTHRFSLHMKKIPEKLVPRKFALTTKVPDTKGCTQCCVTRNPYNGYKYLCGSLQSGIFLMQWYDPLNKFMLLKQCDWPSGNLQYYGVNSNVFEMIITPELEYPIVCVNVRRGPNDSLKLDLINTNNTSSWFNSNAEDMDGMATVINRRDTLRPIKVHQLERDAILVCYDNVVQIVDVLGFPKQSKKYISRLEFNFNINTIVCLTDSVLVFHKNGMQGRSLRNGEITQEITDTSRIYELIGSDNRIVMLQSRIMRSDTMEGSSEEGHDLYVVAGHEASY comes from the exons gCGAAGAAACTTCAATCGAACGAACTAGCGGCCATAAAGGTGATCAAGATCGAACAGGGCGATGACATCCAGATCATCCAGCAGGAGATCGTGATGATGCGCGACTGCCGCCATCCAAACATTATCTCCTACTACGGATCGTACCTAAGGCATGATAAGCTGTGGATCTGCATGGAGTATTGCGGGGGTGGTAGCTTGCAGGACATCTACCAGGTAACCGGACCGCTCAACGAGCTGCAGATAGCGTACATGTGCCGGGAAACCCTGCTCGGATTGTCCTATCTGCATTCGATGGGCAAAATCCATCGGGATATCAAGGGAGCAAACATCCTGCTGACGGAGAAGGGCGATGTGAAGTTGGCAGATTTCGGCGTATCGGCGCAGATCACGGCAACCATCAACAAGCGGAGGAGTTTTATTG GTACACCGTACTGGATGGCACCGGAGGTGGCAGCTGTCGAACGAAAAGGTGGCTACAACCACCTGTGTGATATTTGGGCTTGCGGTATAACTGCTATTG AACTAGCAGAGCTGCAGCCGCCCATGTTCGATCTACACCCGATGCGGGCCCTTTTCCTTATGTCCAAGAGTGGCTTCAAACCGCCGACACTCAAAGACAAGGACCGGTGGAGTCCGAATTTCCATTCCTTCCTTAAGGTTGCCCTAACGAAAAACCCCAAGAAGCGACCGACGGCCGAACGATTGCTGCAGCATGCCTTCTTCCAGTCCGAGATGTCCATCCGGTTGGCGATGGAACTGCTGCAAAAGTATCACAGTCCGCACCAGAGCTACTTCTATCACGATTTCGAGGAAGAAGGG GCGGTCGCCATTGGACCACAAAGAATTACGAGTAAGCTGCATTCGCCTAGTCCGGTGTATTTGTGTA AACCCTCATTGGAGAGAGAGCGATCATCTAGTCCAGAAACCCTACCAAGTGATAT GCGAACGTTGCCGCTGTCGAACCTCCCAAGCGAACCGCTGGTGGTCGGCGACGGTCCTGGTGGCGAGAGTTACGACAATAACGGGCGAGACGATTCCACACTCAGCTATGCGGATATCGATAACCTGAATGCACGGTTCGACAAGTTGAACTCG CAAAATGGGTCCTGCGAGGATGAGACGCAAGGTAAACGGAGATCGATGGATCAGCTGACGGGGCTGTTCAATGATTTGGAAAAGTCTTCCAGGCAGCGAAGTTTGAGCGATGGCGACGGTAGTAATGAAAATG AAACTCAACCAGACCTGCTGAACAACACACCACCGGTACCACCAAAGCGCAGTCATCGCAGCCGGCGTCACACACCTCCTCGGCCGGTTTCCAATGGATTACCGCCGACACCGAAAGTTCACATGGGTGCCTGTTTCTCCAAGGTCTTCAACGACTGTCCGCTACACATCCACTGTACCGCCTCGTGGATTCATCCGGACACGCGCGATCAGCATTTGCTGATCGGTGCCGAGGAGGGTATATTCAATCTGAATATGAACGAACTTCATGACGCCGCCATCGAGCAGCTGTTCCCGCGGCGGACCGTATGGCTGTACGTAATAAAGGACATTCTGATGTCACTGTCGGGAAAAACCTCGCAACTGTACCGACACGATCTGATGGCGTTACATTCCAAGCAAACGCATCGATTCTCGCTGCATATGAAAAAGATTCCGGAGAAACTGGTGCCGCGCAAGTTTGCTCTCACGACCAAGGTGCCGGACACCAAAGGTTGCACGCAGTGCTGCGTGACGCGAAATCCGTATAACGGGTACAAGTACCTGTGCGGTTCGCTGCAGAGTGGCATCTTTCTGATGCAATG GTACGATCCACTGAACAAATTTATGCTATTGAAACAGTGTGACTGGCCGTCTGGTAACCTGCAGTACTACGGCGTTAATTCCAACGTATTCGAGATGATTATTACGCCTGAACTGGAGTATCCGATCGTCTGCGTGAACGTCAGGAGAGGACCGAATGATAGTTTGAAGTTGGATTTGATCAACACGAATAACA CTTCAAGTTGGTTCAATTCCAATGCTGAAGATATGGACGGGATGGCGACGGTAATCAACAGGCGAGACACTTTGCGGCCAATCAAAGTACATCAG CTTGAGAGGGATGCTATTCTTGTGTGTTACGATAATGTCGTACAAATTGTAGAtgttcttggatttccgaagcaGAGTAAGAAATATATTTCTCGCTTGGAATTCAATTTCAATATCAATACTATag TTTGTCTAACCGATAGTGTGTTAGTGTTTCACAAGAACGGAATGCAGGGCAGGTCTTTGAGGAACGGTGAGATTACTCAAGAGATTACCGACACCAGTCGGATTTACGAACTGATCGGCAGTGACAA TCGCATCGTCATGCTGCAAAGTCGCATTATGCGAAGTGACACGATGGAAGGATCCAGCGAGGAAGGTCATGATCTGTATGTAGTGGCTGGTCACGAGGCTAGCTACTAG
- the LOC131434563 gene encoding mitogen-activated protein kinase kinase kinase kinase 3 isoform X3, whose protein sequence is MMRDCRHPNIISYYGSYLRHDKLWICMEYCGGGSLQDIYQVTGPLNELQIAYMCRETLLGLSYLHSMGKIHRDIKGANILLTEKGDVKLADFGVSAQITATINKRRSFIGTPYWMAPEVAAVERKGGYNHLCDIWACGITAIELAELQPPMFDLHPMRALFLMSKSGFKPPTLKDKDRWSPNFHSFLKVALTKNPKKRPTAERLLQHAFFQSEMSIRLAMELLQKYHSPHQSYFYHDFEEEGAVAIGPQRITSKLHSPSPVYLCKPSLERERSSSPETLPSDMSLLHYIDEELKLRRTLPLSNLPSEPLVVGDGPGGESYDNNGRDDSTLSYADIDNLNARFDKLNSQNGSCEDETQGKRRSMDQLTGLFNDLEKSSRQRSLSDGDGSNENETQPDLLNNTPPVPPKRSHRSRRHTPPRPVSNGLPPTPKVHMGACFSKVFNDCPLHIHCTASWIHPDTRDQHLLIGAEEGIFNLNMNELHDAAIEQLFPRRTVWLYVIKDILMSLSGKTSQLYRHDLMALHSKQTHRFSLHMKKIPEKLVPRKFALTTKVPDTKGCTQCCVTRNPYNGYKYLCGSLQSGIFLMQWYDPLNKFMLLKQCDWPSGNLQYYGVNSNVFEMIITPELEYPIVCVNVRRGPNDSLKLDLINTNNTSSWFNSNAEDMDGMATVINRRDTLRPIKVHQLERDAILVCYDNVVQIVDVLGFPKQSKKYISRLEFNFNINTIVCLTDSVLVFHKNGMQGRSLRNGEITQEITDTSRIYELIGSDNRIVMLQSRIMRSDTMEGSSEEGHDLYVVAGHEASY, encoded by the exons ATGATGCGCGACTGCCGCCATCCAAACATTATCTCCTACTACGGATCGTACCTAAGGCATGATAAGCTGTGGATCTGCATGGAGTATTGCGGGGGTGGTAGCTTGCAGGACATCTACCAGGTAACCGGACCGCTCAACGAGCTGCAGATAGCGTACATGTGCCGGGAAACCCTGCTCGGATTGTCCTATCTGCATTCGATGGGCAAAATCCATCGGGATATCAAGGGAGCAAACATCCTGCTGACGGAGAAGGGCGATGTGAAGTTGGCAGATTTCGGCGTATCGGCGCAGATCACGGCAACCATCAACAAGCGGAGGAGTTTTATTG GTACACCGTACTGGATGGCACCGGAGGTGGCAGCTGTCGAACGAAAAGGTGGCTACAACCACCTGTGTGATATTTGGGCTTGCGGTATAACTGCTATTG AACTAGCAGAGCTGCAGCCGCCCATGTTCGATCTACACCCGATGCGGGCCCTTTTCCTTATGTCCAAGAGTGGCTTCAAACCGCCGACACTCAAAGACAAGGACCGGTGGAGTCCGAATTTCCATTCCTTCCTTAAGGTTGCCCTAACGAAAAACCCCAAGAAGCGACCGACGGCCGAACGATTGCTGCAGCATGCCTTCTTCCAGTCCGAGATGTCCATCCGGTTGGCGATGGAACTGCTGCAAAAGTATCACAGTCCGCACCAGAGCTACTTCTATCACGATTTCGAGGAAGAAGGG GCGGTCGCCATTGGACCACAAAGAATTACGAGTAAGCTGCATTCGCCTAGTCCGGTGTATTTGTGTA AACCCTCATTGGAGAGAGAGCGATCATCTAGTCCAGAAACCCTACCAAGTGATAT GAGTCTATTGCATTATATAGACGAGGAGTTGAAGTTAAG GCGAACGTTGCCGCTGTCGAACCTCCCAAGCGAACCGCTGGTGGTCGGCGACGGTCCTGGTGGCGAGAGTTACGACAATAACGGGCGAGACGATTCCACACTCAGCTATGCGGATATCGATAACCTGAATGCACGGTTCGACAAGTTGAACTCG CAAAATGGGTCCTGCGAGGATGAGACGCAAGGTAAACGGAGATCGATGGATCAGCTGACGGGGCTGTTCAATGATTTGGAAAAGTCTTCCAGGCAGCGAAGTTTGAGCGATGGCGACGGTAGTAATGAAAATG AAACTCAACCAGACCTGCTGAACAACACACCACCGGTACCACCAAAGCGCAGTCATCGCAGCCGGCGTCACACACCTCCTCGGCCGGTTTCCAATGGATTACCGCCGACACCGAAAGTTCACATGGGTGCCTGTTTCTCCAAGGTCTTCAACGACTGTCCGCTACACATCCACTGTACCGCCTCGTGGATTCATCCGGACACGCGCGATCAGCATTTGCTGATCGGTGCCGAGGAGGGTATATTCAATCTGAATATGAACGAACTTCATGACGCCGCCATCGAGCAGCTGTTCCCGCGGCGGACCGTATGGCTGTACGTAATAAAGGACATTCTGATGTCACTGTCGGGAAAAACCTCGCAACTGTACCGACACGATCTGATGGCGTTACATTCCAAGCAAACGCATCGATTCTCGCTGCATATGAAAAAGATTCCGGAGAAACTGGTGCCGCGCAAGTTTGCTCTCACGACCAAGGTGCCGGACACCAAAGGTTGCACGCAGTGCTGCGTGACGCGAAATCCGTATAACGGGTACAAGTACCTGTGCGGTTCGCTGCAGAGTGGCATCTTTCTGATGCAATG GTACGATCCACTGAACAAATTTATGCTATTGAAACAGTGTGACTGGCCGTCTGGTAACCTGCAGTACTACGGCGTTAATTCCAACGTATTCGAGATGATTATTACGCCTGAACTGGAGTATCCGATCGTCTGCGTGAACGTCAGGAGAGGACCGAATGATAGTTTGAAGTTGGATTTGATCAACACGAATAACA CTTCAAGTTGGTTCAATTCCAATGCTGAAGATATGGACGGGATGGCGACGGTAATCAACAGGCGAGACACTTTGCGGCCAATCAAAGTACATCAG CTTGAGAGGGATGCTATTCTTGTGTGTTACGATAATGTCGTACAAATTGTAGAtgttcttggatttccgaagcaGAGTAAGAAATATATTTCTCGCTTGGAATTCAATTTCAATATCAATACTATag TTTGTCTAACCGATAGTGTGTTAGTGTTTCACAAGAACGGAATGCAGGGCAGGTCTTTGAGGAACGGTGAGATTACTCAAGAGATTACCGACACCAGTCGGATTTACGAACTGATCGGCAGTGACAA TCGCATCGTCATGCTGCAAAGTCGCATTATGCGAAGTGACACGATGGAAGGATCCAGCGAGGAAGGTCATGATCTGTATGTAGTGGCTGGTCACGAGGCTAGCTACTAG
- the LOC131434563 gene encoding mitogen-activated protein kinase kinase kinase kinase 3 isoform X1, with the protein MAHATSLLSSGISRRNPEDEYELIHKIGSGTYGDVYKAKKLQSNELAAIKVIKIEQGDDIQIIQQEIVMMRDCRHPNIISYYGSYLRHDKLWICMEYCGGGSLQDIYQVTGPLNELQIAYMCRETLLGLSYLHSMGKIHRDIKGANILLTEKGDVKLADFGVSAQITATINKRRSFIGTPYWMAPEVAAVERKGGYNHLCDIWACGITAIELAELQPPMFDLHPMRALFLMSKSGFKPPTLKDKDRWSPNFHSFLKVALTKNPKKRPTAERLLQHAFFQSEMSIRLAMELLQKYHSPHQSYFYHDFEEEGAVAIGPQRITSKLHSPSPVYLCKPSLERERSSSPETLPSDMSLLHYIDEELKLRRTLPLSNLPSEPLVVGDGPGGESYDNNGRDDSTLSYADIDNLNARFDKLNSQNGSCEDETQGKRRSMDQLTGLFNDLEKSSRQRSLSDGDGSNENETQPDLLNNTPPVPPKRSHRSRRHTPPRPVSNGLPPTPKVHMGACFSKVFNDCPLHIHCTASWIHPDTRDQHLLIGAEEGIFNLNMNELHDAAIEQLFPRRTVWLYVIKDILMSLSGKTSQLYRHDLMALHSKQTHRFSLHMKKIPEKLVPRKFALTTKVPDTKGCTQCCVTRNPYNGYKYLCGSLQSGIFLMQWYDPLNKFMLLKQCDWPSGNLQYYGVNSNVFEMIITPELEYPIVCVNVRRGPNDSLKLDLINTNNTSSWFNSNAEDMDGMATVINRRDTLRPIKVHQLERDAILVCYDNVVQIVDVLGFPKQSKKYISRLEFNFNINTIVCLTDSVLVFHKNGMQGRSLRNGEITQEITDTSRIYELIGSDNRIVMLQSRIMRSDTMEGSSEEGHDLYVVAGHEASY; encoded by the exons gCGAAGAAACTTCAATCGAACGAACTAGCGGCCATAAAGGTGATCAAGATCGAACAGGGCGATGACATCCAGATCATCCAGCAGGAGATCGTGATGATGCGCGACTGCCGCCATCCAAACATTATCTCCTACTACGGATCGTACCTAAGGCATGATAAGCTGTGGATCTGCATGGAGTATTGCGGGGGTGGTAGCTTGCAGGACATCTACCAGGTAACCGGACCGCTCAACGAGCTGCAGATAGCGTACATGTGCCGGGAAACCCTGCTCGGATTGTCCTATCTGCATTCGATGGGCAAAATCCATCGGGATATCAAGGGAGCAAACATCCTGCTGACGGAGAAGGGCGATGTGAAGTTGGCAGATTTCGGCGTATCGGCGCAGATCACGGCAACCATCAACAAGCGGAGGAGTTTTATTG GTACACCGTACTGGATGGCACCGGAGGTGGCAGCTGTCGAACGAAAAGGTGGCTACAACCACCTGTGTGATATTTGGGCTTGCGGTATAACTGCTATTG AACTAGCAGAGCTGCAGCCGCCCATGTTCGATCTACACCCGATGCGGGCCCTTTTCCTTATGTCCAAGAGTGGCTTCAAACCGCCGACACTCAAAGACAAGGACCGGTGGAGTCCGAATTTCCATTCCTTCCTTAAGGTTGCCCTAACGAAAAACCCCAAGAAGCGACCGACGGCCGAACGATTGCTGCAGCATGCCTTCTTCCAGTCCGAGATGTCCATCCGGTTGGCGATGGAACTGCTGCAAAAGTATCACAGTCCGCACCAGAGCTACTTCTATCACGATTTCGAGGAAGAAGGG GCGGTCGCCATTGGACCACAAAGAATTACGAGTAAGCTGCATTCGCCTAGTCCGGTGTATTTGTGTA AACCCTCATTGGAGAGAGAGCGATCATCTAGTCCAGAAACCCTACCAAGTGATAT GAGTCTATTGCATTATATAGACGAGGAGTTGAAGTTAAG GCGAACGTTGCCGCTGTCGAACCTCCCAAGCGAACCGCTGGTGGTCGGCGACGGTCCTGGTGGCGAGAGTTACGACAATAACGGGCGAGACGATTCCACACTCAGCTATGCGGATATCGATAACCTGAATGCACGGTTCGACAAGTTGAACTCG CAAAATGGGTCCTGCGAGGATGAGACGCAAGGTAAACGGAGATCGATGGATCAGCTGACGGGGCTGTTCAATGATTTGGAAAAGTCTTCCAGGCAGCGAAGTTTGAGCGATGGCGACGGTAGTAATGAAAATG AAACTCAACCAGACCTGCTGAACAACACACCACCGGTACCACCAAAGCGCAGTCATCGCAGCCGGCGTCACACACCTCCTCGGCCGGTTTCCAATGGATTACCGCCGACACCGAAAGTTCACATGGGTGCCTGTTTCTCCAAGGTCTTCAACGACTGTCCGCTACACATCCACTGTACCGCCTCGTGGATTCATCCGGACACGCGCGATCAGCATTTGCTGATCGGTGCCGAGGAGGGTATATTCAATCTGAATATGAACGAACTTCATGACGCCGCCATCGAGCAGCTGTTCCCGCGGCGGACCGTATGGCTGTACGTAATAAAGGACATTCTGATGTCACTGTCGGGAAAAACCTCGCAACTGTACCGACACGATCTGATGGCGTTACATTCCAAGCAAACGCATCGATTCTCGCTGCATATGAAAAAGATTCCGGAGAAACTGGTGCCGCGCAAGTTTGCTCTCACGACCAAGGTGCCGGACACCAAAGGTTGCACGCAGTGCTGCGTGACGCGAAATCCGTATAACGGGTACAAGTACCTGTGCGGTTCGCTGCAGAGTGGCATCTTTCTGATGCAATG GTACGATCCACTGAACAAATTTATGCTATTGAAACAGTGTGACTGGCCGTCTGGTAACCTGCAGTACTACGGCGTTAATTCCAACGTATTCGAGATGATTATTACGCCTGAACTGGAGTATCCGATCGTCTGCGTGAACGTCAGGAGAGGACCGAATGATAGTTTGAAGTTGGATTTGATCAACACGAATAACA CTTCAAGTTGGTTCAATTCCAATGCTGAAGATATGGACGGGATGGCGACGGTAATCAACAGGCGAGACACTTTGCGGCCAATCAAAGTACATCAG CTTGAGAGGGATGCTATTCTTGTGTGTTACGATAATGTCGTACAAATTGTAGAtgttcttggatttccgaagcaGAGTAAGAAATATATTTCTCGCTTGGAATTCAATTTCAATATCAATACTATag TTTGTCTAACCGATAGTGTGTTAGTGTTTCACAAGAACGGAATGCAGGGCAGGTCTTTGAGGAACGGTGAGATTACTCAAGAGATTACCGACACCAGTCGGATTTACGAACTGATCGGCAGTGACAA TCGCATCGTCATGCTGCAAAGTCGCATTATGCGAAGTGACACGATGGAAGGATCCAGCGAGGAAGGTCATGATCTGTATGTAGTGGCTGGTCACGAGGCTAGCTACTAG